From a region of the Acomys russatus chromosome 4, mAcoRus1.1, whole genome shotgun sequence genome:
- the Blcap gene encoding bladder cancer-associated protein has protein sequence MYCLQWLLPVLLIPKPLNPALWFSHSMFMGFYLLSFLLERKPCTICALVFLAALFLICYSCWGNCFLYHCSDSPLPESAHDPGVVGT, from the coding sequence ATGTATTGCCTCCAGTGGCTGCTGCCTGTCCTCCTCATCCCCAAGCCCCTCAACCCCGCCCTGTGGTTCAGCCACTCCATGTTCATGGGCTTCTACCTGCTCAGCTTCCTCCTGGAACGGAAACCTTGCACAATATGTGCCTTGGTGTTCCTGGCAGCCCTCTTTCTCATCTGCTATAGCTGCTGGGGAAATTGTTTCCTGTACCACTGCTCCGATTCCCCACTTCCGGAATCAGCCCATGACCCCGGTGTTGTGGGCACCTAA
- the Nnat gene encoding neuronatin isoform X4, with product MAAVAAASAELLIIGWYIFRVLLQVFRYSLQKLAHTVSRTGRQVLGERRQRAPN from the exons ATGGCCGCAGTGGCAGCAGCTTCCGCCGAACTGCTAATCATCGGCTGGTACATCTTTCGCGTGCTGCTGCAG GTGTTCAGGTACTCCCTGCAGAAGCTGGCGCACACGGTGTCCCGGACCGGGCGGCAGGTGCTGGGGGAGCGCAGGCAGAGAGCCCCCAACTGA
- the Nnat gene encoding neuronatin isoform X3, translated as MAAVAAASAELLIIGWYIFRVLLQVFLECCIYWVGFAFRNPPGTQPIARSEVFRYSLQKLAHTVSRTGRQVLGERRQRAPN; from the exons ATGGCCGCAGTGGCAGCAGCTTCCGCCGAACTGCTAATCATCGGCTGGTACATCTTTCGCGTGCTGCTGCAG GTGTTCCTGGAATGCTGCATTTACTGGGTAGGATTCGCTTTTCGAAATCCTCCAGGGACACAGCCCATTGCGAGAAGTGAG GTGTTCAGGTACTCCCTGCAGAAGCTGGCGCACACGGTGTCCCGGACCGGGCGGCAGGTGCTGGGGGAGCGCAGGCAGAGAGCCCCCAACTGA
- the Nnat gene encoding neuronatin isoform X1: MAAVAAASAELLIIGWYIFRVLLQTLSPVRRRPAGNKDSGVRRSPAADDRDQRGVQVLPAEAGAHGVPDRAAGAGGAQAESPQLRPQLPALGGRVIRCSCASRPAWEPVPRRNGGSPVLPRQRSTCQGQ; the protein is encoded by the exons ATGGCCGCAGTGGCAGCAGCTTCCGCCGAACTGCTAATCATCGGCTGGTACATCTTTCGCGTGCTGCTGCAG ACCCTGTCCCCAGTGCGCCGGCGCCCGGCCGGGAACAAAGACTCAGGGGTGCGGCGGTCGCCCGCAGCGGACGATCGCGACCAACGCG GTGTTCAGGTACTCCCTGCAGAAGCTGGCGCACACGGTGTCCCGGACCGGGCGGCAGGTGCTGGGGGAGCGCAGGCAGAGAGCCCCCAACTGAGgccccagctcccagccctgggCGGCCGTGTCATCAGGTGCTCCTGTGCTTCTCGACCAGCATGGGAGCCAGTGCCGCGCAGGAATGGGGGGTCCCCTGTGCTCCCTCGTCAGAGGAGCACTTGCCAAGGTCAGTGA
- the Nnat gene encoding neuronatin isoform X2 — protein sequence MAAVAAASAELLIIGWYIFRVLLQVFLECCIYWVGFAFRNPPGTQPIARSVQVLPAEAGAHGVPDRAAGAGGAQAESPQLRPQLPALGGRVIRCSCASRPAWEPVPRRNGGSPVLPRQRSTCQGQ from the exons ATGGCCGCAGTGGCAGCAGCTTCCGCCGAACTGCTAATCATCGGCTGGTACATCTTTCGCGTGCTGCTGCAG GTGTTCCTGGAATGCTGCATTTACTGGGTAGGATTCGCTTTTCGAAATCCTCCAGGGACACAGCCCATTGCGAGAA GTGTTCAGGTACTCCCTGCAGAAGCTGGCGCACACGGTGTCCCGGACCGGGCGGCAGGTGCTGGGGGAGCGCAGGCAGAGAGCCCCCAACTGAGgccccagctcccagccctgggCGGCCGTGTCATCAGGTGCTCCTGTGCTTCTCGACCAGCATGGGAGCCAGTGCCGCGCAGGAATGGGGGGTCCCCTGTGCTCCCTCGTCAGAGGAGCACTTGCCAAGGTCAGTGA